The nucleotide sequence TTGTATACGACTGCATCGCAGTATTTCTTGAAGTTTTCATATACTTTAACTGAGAACTGTTCTCCTCCAAGGAATACGCATTTAAGGCAGCTGATTACTTTACAGAATTCCGGCACTTCCAGATATGATGCAAGCCTTGAAGGTGTGATTTCTGACACTTCAGGTTTTTCCGCATCAATCAGCTCAATCAGTTCTGGAATATTTTTGATTTGTGTATCGCTTGCAAGTATGAGTTTCAGTCCGTTTGAAAGGGATGTAAGTATATCGTCTACTGATACGTCGAATGATATTGTTACCTGAGGTGTAAATCATGTATGCCAAATCATCAGAATTTATTTCAACATCAGGATTTGAATCATCAGTTTCTTTTAACAATTCTTCAACATTCAGGCTGTTTCCGTTGTTTTCATTTGATATGATGTAGTCTGCCTGACTGTTTTCGTAGATGTAGTCGATTCTGTCCTGGGGATATTCAAGGTCTATTGGGATGTATGCACATCCTGCTTTGAGAATACCTAAGATTGAAGCAATAAGATCACTGTTTCTGTGAAGCATTACTAAAACATTGTTTTTCGGTTTTACTCCTTTTTTGATAAGTGCGTTTGCAATTTTATTTGCCTTTTTGTTCAGCTCATCGGCAGTCAGTGTAGCGTCCTCTGCAACAAGGGCAATATTATTTGGATTTTCTTCGGCCTGTTTTTCAAAGCGTTTGTGGATAATCGGAGTTTCCACAGGGCTGAATGTAGGAACATCATAATTTTTGTTCAGTTCAATATCATTAATATGTATCTGGTCAATATCTGAATGGAGGAACTGGCTTACTGTATTTACAACACTGTTTAGGAATGTTTTGATATACTGTTCGGTGTATAGCTGCTCATTATATAATATGGCCAATTCGATATTGTCTTCAGATTCGTTCACGTCGAATGTTATTTTATAATTTGTTTCAACGGTTTCTAAACGGGTAATTTCATAATCATTACCGTTCATAGTGAGTTTGCTTTCATCAAAGTTATTGTAAGTGTACATGAATTCCGGTTTTAACTGGAATTCTTCAGAAATTTTGGTATAAGGATATTCTGAGTGTTTCAGAGTTTCTTTCCAGATGTTATCAGTTTGATTCAGTAACTGTTTTACAGTAATGTTTCTGTCTTCATTAATGGATAATATTGGGAGTGTTTTTACTAAAAATGCCTGAGTATTGAAGTAATTTGAATTCAGCCTGCCGTTGAATATGGTTGTAATCAGTGACTTGTCTGAAAAGGTATATTTATTTAAGTTTAAGAGCGTACTTGCCATAAATAAGACATTAGGACTTACTCTTTCATCAGCACAGAATTTTCTGACTAACTGCGGATTTACATTTTTAGTAATTAATTTCAGTTTTCCTTCATCCGGATTGCCGTTTAAATTAGGTGTCAATACAGTAGAGTCAACTTCTTGGGTTAATAAATCATGGAAATATTTTTCAGATGCAATATACTCTTCGCTGTTTTCATTTTCTTTTTCGATTAATGCATTTATATATCCGTCAATAGTTTCTTTTTCAATTTCTTTTCCGTTATATACGTCAGAGAAGCTTTGGAATAAGAAGTTTACTGATGCTCCGTCTGTTATTATGTGATGCATGTCAAAGAAGAGAATTACTTCATCATCTGTTTTATATATTTTAGCTCTGAATAACTGTCCGCCCAACAGTTCGAATTTTTTGAAATTAAGATTGTAAATTTCTTCATCACTAATTTCACCTACTTCAACAATTGGAATGTCATCAATAGCAATTGAATCGTCACGTTTATGCATTAACTGGTCACCGTGCATGACAATTCTGGTTTTAAGATATGGATATGTTTCAATTGTTTTAATGATTGTTTCTTTTAATTTTTCCGCATCAATTGAATTGTCGAATCTGACTAGACACGGGAGGTTATACTGCGGCTCATCAGGATTTTGAGCACATTCATAATAAACTCCCAGCTGATTTGCGGTCAGTGGAATGTATGTTGAATTTTTTGATGTTTCAATAATTTTATCCAGTTTCTCGGAACTTTTTTGGGAGTTATCTATTTCATCTGCAATATTTCTGATTGTAGGATCGTCAATTAATTTGGAAATATTTAAGTTAACGCCGGTTTTTTCAAAAACAACTGCATTTAATTTCATCAGTGATAGTGATGTGAATCCTACGGCATACAAATCATCAGTCACACCGAATTCAGTGCTTTCAATAACTGATGATGCCAAATCAAATAAATATTTTTCAGTTTCTGTTTCAGGTTCTATTAATTCCAGATTAAGTATAGGTTTTGGCAGTTTTTTAGTGAATATCTTTCCGTTTGGTGTTCTAGGAAGTTCATCCATCTGCATAAATACTGTTGGAACCATATATGTGGTTAATCTGTCCTGCAGGTATTTTTTCAATTCTTTAATGTCAATTTCTTCTTTTGCAGTGAAATATGCGCATAAATGGTCGTTGTTATTAATCTTTTTAACAACAACTGCATTCTGTAATATATTTGGGAACTGTGTGATGTTTGATTCGATTTCACCTATTTCTATCCTGAGTCCTCTGAGTTTAATCTGGTTGTCTATCCTTCCTTTTGAAACTATTTTTCCTTCAGGATTCTTTATTCCAAAGTCCCCGGTTTTATAGAATGGAATGCCGTTTATTTCAAAGAATGATTTTTCAGTTTCGGAATCTAAATTATAGTATCCTTTTGTAACTCCACGTCCTCCGATGTAAATTTCACCCATAACACCGGAAGGCAGTACTCTTCCGTCAATATCTCTTATCTCAGCAATAACATTGCGGGGAGTGCGTCCGATTGTCAATTCCTGATCTACATCAGTGGCTTCTTCAAGCAATCCCAATCCGGTAACTTCAGTACATCCGTAGATTGGATAAATGTTCATATCATTGGCCAGAAGTTTAGGCAGAATGTCATTTGTTACCTTTTCTCCTCCCATACTGATTCTTTTAATTGAAGAGAGTCCTTCAACAAACGGTTCATATGTTAAATATTCTTTAAGACGTGAAGGTGTTGTAAATGTTAATGCATCAGGTTTTTCTTTTTCTATTAATCTGACTAATGATTCAATGTTCTTTACTTCCTCATCATTTGCAAATATCAGTGTATTTCCGTACATTAAACTCATGAAATCAGCGTTGAATGCAACAAATGCGACTGTGATAATT is from uncultured Methanobrevibacter sp. and encodes:
- a CDS encoding AMP-binding protein — protein: MFDKNANYNKYFLRIIQEFDESTVLNPDLNGRKTPKLNQKEVEINLNEIKEFCNNNEISENTLFLAGASLALNKFNFTNKTLIFHENDTIFTTVFENRKTSIKDYLLKIEKDYKENLKYASFSIDKLIEEFELNRSFYYSFNKDLDLDSFEHKYDFYLNIKKIPEKFLLSADYNNQLYSDKYVILFLESIESIINQFISSDICEITLSDISLVDETEEYQLTDLSTPLVHKRFENQVDKHPDKLALVSDGERLTFDELNRKANKIANALINKGVKPRSNILIMFPRNSNLIASILGVLKAGCAYIPIDLAFPKERIYYMYQNSQADYILAESEDVIENAIGIGELLQEENDENPDVDVSPDDLVYLLYTSGSTGLPKGVMGAHRNLTGLFSEEEDDLIYQIYSKIEKNLGIITVAFVAFNADFMSLMYGNTLIFANDEEVKNIESLVRLIEKEKPDALTFTTPSRLKEYLTYEPFVEGLSSIKRISMGGEKVTNDILPKLLANDMNIYPIYGCTEVTGLGLLEEATDVDQELTIGRTPRNVIAEIRDIDGRVLPSGVMGEIYIGGRGVTKGYYNLDSETEKSFFEINGIPFYKTGDFGIKNPEGKIVSKGRIDNQIKLRGLRIEIGEIESNITQFPNILQNAVVVKKINNNDHLCAYFTAKEEIDIKELKKYLQDRLTTYMVPTVFMQMDELPRTPNGKIFTKKLPKPILNLELIEPETETEKYLFDLASSVIESTEFGVTDDLYAVGFTSLSLMKLNAVVFEKTGVNLNISKLIDDPTIRNIADEIDNSQKSSEKLDKIIETSKNSTYIPLTANQLGVYYECAQNPDEPQYNLPCLVRFDNSIDAEKLKETIIKTIETYPYLKTRIVMHGDQLMHKRDDSIAIDDIPIVEVGEISDEEIYNLNFKKFELLGGQLFRAKIYKTDDEVILFFDMHHIITDGASVNFLFQSFSDVYNGKEIEKETIDGYINALIEKENENSEEYIASEKYFHDLLTQEVDSTVLTPNLNGNPDEGKLKLITKNVNPQLVRKFCADERVSPNVLFMASTLLNLNKYTFSDKSLITTIFNGRLNSNYFNTQAFLVKTLPILSINEDRNITVKQLLNQTDNIWKETLKHSEYPYTKISEEFQLKPEFMYTYNNFDESKLTMNGNDYEITRLETVETNYKITFDVNESEDNIELAILYNEQLYTEQYIKTFLNSVVNTVSQFLHSDIDQIHINDIELNKNYDVPTFSPVETPIIHKRFEKQAEENPNNIALVAEDATLTADELNKKANKIANALIKKGVKPKNNVLVMLHRNSDLIASILGILKAGCAYIPIDLEYPQDRIDYIYENSQADYIISNENNGNSLNVEELLKETDDSNPDVEINSDDLAYMIYTSGNNIIRRISRRYTYIPFKRTETHTCKRYTNQKYSRTD